One segment of Acidovorax sp. DW039 DNA contains the following:
- a CDS encoding DegT/DnrJ/EryC1/StrS aminotransferase family protein has product MSTTPFLPFARPDIGDAEIAAVTEAMRSGWVTTGPVTRQFEQNFVDYLGGGLQGVAVNSATAGLHLALEALGIGPGDEVIAPTLTFTATVEVVRYLGADAVLVDVDPVTLNIDPAKIRAAITPRTKAIMPVHYGGLACDMDAILTIAQEHGLKVVEDAAHALPTTWRGALVGQLQSDVTVFSFYANKTITTGEGGMAVTRDAALAQRMRVMRLHGMNRDAFDRFTSKTPAWYYEVVAPGFKYNMTDVAAAMGVQQLARLPQFVQRREELAQRYHAALASLPLVLPATAPTGDVHAWHLYVVRLAPQARIGRDALIQGLSDRGIGTSVHYVPLHRHPYWRDRYQLTPEQFPHADAAYLAMVSLPLFTAMSDADQERVIAALHELLG; this is encoded by the coding sequence ATGTCCACCACACCTTTCCTCCCCTTCGCCCGCCCCGACATCGGTGACGCCGAAATCGCCGCTGTGACCGAGGCCATGCGCTCCGGCTGGGTCACCACCGGCCCCGTCACACGCCAGTTTGAACAGAACTTTGTGGACTACCTGGGCGGTGGGCTGCAGGGCGTGGCCGTGAATTCGGCCACGGCCGGGTTGCACCTGGCGCTGGAGGCCTTGGGCATTGGCCCGGGGGACGAGGTGATTGCACCCACCCTCACCTTCACCGCCACGGTGGAGGTGGTGCGCTATCTGGGGGCCGATGCGGTACTGGTGGATGTGGACCCGGTCACGCTGAACATCGACCCCGCCAAAATCCGCGCCGCCATCACGCCCCGCACCAAAGCCATCATGCCGGTGCACTACGGCGGCCTGGCATGCGACATGGATGCGATCCTGACCATTGCCCAAGAGCATGGCCTGAAGGTAGTGGAAGACGCTGCCCATGCTCTGCCCACCACCTGGCGCGGCGCGCTGGTGGGGCAGTTGCAGTCTGATGTGACGGTGTTCAGCTTTTACGCCAACAAGACCATCACCACCGGCGAAGGCGGCATGGCCGTGACGCGCGATGCAGCCCTGGCCCAGCGCATGCGCGTGATGCGCCTGCACGGCATGAACCGCGATGCGTTTGACCGCTTCACATCCAAGACCCCGGCCTGGTACTACGAGGTGGTCGCCCCCGGCTTCAAATACAACATGACCGATGTGGCTGCCGCCATGGGCGTGCAGCAGCTGGCACGCCTGCCACAGTTTGTGCAACGGCGTGAGGAGCTGGCCCAGCGCTACCACGCCGCGCTGGCCAGCCTGCCCCTGGTACTGCCCGCCACGGCCCCAACGGGCGATGTGCATGCCTGGCACCTGTACGTGGTGCGCCTTGCGCCGCAGGCACGCATCGGGCGCGATGCGTTGATCCAGGGCCTGTCAGACCGGGGCATTGGCACCAGCGTGCACTATGTGCCGCTGCACCGCCACCCCTACTGGCGCGACCGCTACCAGCTCACGCCCGAGCAGTTTCCGCATGCCGATGCCGCCTACCTAGCCATGGTGAGCCTGCCCCTGTTCACCGCCATGAGCGATGCAGACCAGGAACGGGTGATTGCCGCTCTGCACGAGCTGCTGGGCTGA
- a CDS encoding sugar transferase, protein MWIKRAFDIAFSATVLLMLAPLLAVIALWVRRDSPGPIIYQQERVGRHGQLFRIYKFRTMRVGADAAGPQITVGADARITRAGQFLRRTKLDELPQFANVLCGDMSVVGPRPEVPKYVALYPTEVAAQVLSVRPGITDLASLAYRDESEVLARSNDPERAYVQEILPAKLQYACQYVQQRSLWLDLRIIARTAAAVFSAPADPQKP, encoded by the coding sequence ATGTGGATCAAGCGCGCTTTTGACATCGCCTTTTCGGCCACCGTGCTGCTGATGCTGGCACCGCTGCTGGCCGTGATTGCGCTGTGGGTGCGCCGTGACTCGCCCGGCCCCATCATCTACCAGCAAGAGCGCGTGGGCCGGCATGGGCAGCTGTTTCGCATCTACAAGTTCCGCACCATGCGCGTGGGGGCCGATGCCGCCGGGCCGCAGATCACGGTGGGGGCCGACGCACGCATCACCCGTGCGGGCCAATTCTTGCGCCGCACCAAGCTCGATGAACTGCCCCAGTTTGCCAATGTGCTGTGCGGTGACATGAGCGTGGTGGGCCCGAGGCCTGAGGTGCCTAAGTACGTGGCGCTGTATCCCACCGAGGTCGCTGCGCAGGTGCTGAGCGTGCGCCCCGGCATCACCGACCTGGCCTCGCTGGCCTACCGCGATGAGAGCGAAGTGCTGGCACGCAGCAACGACCCCGAGCGTGCCTATGTGCAGGAAATTCTGCCCGCCAAGCTGCAATACGCCTGCCAATATGTGCAGCAGCGCAGCCTGTGGCTGGACCTGCGCATCATCGCCCGCACGGCGGCTGCCGTGTTCAGCGCGCCAGCGGACCCGCAGAAACCTTAA
- a CDS encoding class I SAM-dependent methyltransferase, whose translation MSLDPSHEPAAVQARYARRNAVADAQHYSLYASASALQAQQERLRAMVQLWRTHGWQSLAGLHITEVGCGSGGNLHDLVRLGAEPQRLQGLELQTERAAQARATLPAALAIHAGDAASATIAPGSQQAVLAFTLFSSLLDAPFRTALAQQMWQWVAPGGGVLVYDFVVNNPRNPDVQGVPLAEVRRLFPQARLHSHRITLAPPVARRLPGGMIAPCAALLPFLRTHRLTWAVKPALSTGPTALPS comes from the coding sequence ATGAGCCTCGACCCCTCCCACGAACCCGCCGCCGTGCAGGCCCGCTACGCCCGGCGCAATGCGGTAGCCGACGCGCAGCACTACAGCCTGTACGCCAGCGCATCGGCTCTGCAGGCGCAGCAAGAACGGCTGCGCGCCATGGTGCAGCTGTGGCGCACGCACGGTTGGCAAAGCCTAGCGGGCCTGCACATCACCGAAGTGGGCTGCGGCAGCGGCGGCAACCTGCACGACCTGGTGCGCCTGGGCGCAGAGCCCCAGCGCTTGCAAGGGCTGGAATTGCAGACCGAACGCGCCGCCCAGGCCCGTGCCACCTTGCCCGCCGCGCTGGCTATCCACGCAGGCGATGCGGCCAGCGCCACCATCGCCCCCGGCAGCCAGCAGGCCGTGCTCGCGTTCACTCTGTTCAGCTCGCTGCTCGACGCCCCCTTCCGCACCGCGCTTGCGCAGCAGATGTGGCAGTGGGTGGCCCCCGGCGGCGGCGTGCTGGTGTATGACTTTGTCGTCAACAACCCGCGTAACCCCGATGTGCAGGGCGTGCCGTTGGCCGAAGTGCGGCGGCTGTTCCCACAGGCCCGACTGCATTCGCACCGCATCACGCTGGCACCGCCGGTGGCGCGCCGCCTTCCCGGCGGCATGATTGCGCCTTGCGCCGCGCTGCTGCCCTTTTTGCGCACCCACCGCCTGACCTGGGCGGTGAAACCAGCCCTCAGTACGGGGCCTACCGCTTTACCGTCATGA
- a CDS encoding UDP-glucose/GDP-mannose dehydrogenase family protein has product MKITVIGTGYVGLVTGACLAEMGNQVVCLDLDAQRIAALNRGEMPIHEPGLGDVVARNAQAGRLRFTTDIDTAVAHGLLQFIAVGTPPSEDGSADLQHVLAAARAVAERMQGYKLIINKSTVPVGTADAVAKEVTQELAARGLPPDFAVVSNPEFLKEGSAVQDFMRPDRVIVGSDNERATALMRTLYAPFMRNRERLIEMDVRSAEFTKYAANAMLATRISFMNELALLAEKLGADIEQVRTGIGTDPRIGTHFLYAGTGYGGSCFPKDVRALIQTGESAGQPLQILQAVQAVNQRQKQVLIDKIVARFGPDLQGRRFALWGLAFKPGTDDMREAPSLTVIEQLLARGAEVVAYDPQAMLQAQAVLSPRPHLYYAPQADAALVGADALVIVTEWKEFRSPDFAHMAATLKQPVVFDGRNLFEPDTMRTAGLEYHPVGRAAVPFVAASHP; this is encoded by the coding sequence ATGAAAATCACCGTTATCGGCACCGGCTATGTGGGTCTGGTCACTGGCGCTTGCCTGGCAGAAATGGGCAACCAGGTGGTCTGCCTCGATCTGGACGCCCAGCGCATCGCCGCGCTGAACCGGGGCGAGATGCCCATCCACGAGCCCGGCCTGGGCGATGTGGTGGCGCGCAATGCCCAGGCCGGGCGCCTGCGCTTCACCACCGACATCGACACCGCCGTGGCGCACGGCCTGCTGCAGTTCATTGCCGTGGGCACACCGCCCAGCGAGGACGGATCGGCCGACCTGCAGCATGTGCTGGCCGCTGCACGGGCCGTGGCCGAGCGCATGCAGGGCTACAAGCTCATCATCAACAAAAGCACGGTGCCCGTGGGCACGGCAGATGCCGTGGCGAAGGAAGTAACGCAGGAGCTGGCCGCCCGCGGGCTGCCGCCCGACTTTGCCGTCGTGTCCAACCCCGAATTCCTCAAGGAAGGCTCTGCAGTGCAGGACTTCATGCGGCCCGACCGCGTGATCGTGGGCAGCGACAACGAGCGCGCCACCGCCCTGATGCGCACGCTGTACGCCCCCTTCATGCGCAACCGCGAGCGGCTGATCGAGATGGATGTGCGCAGTGCCGAGTTCACCAAATACGCCGCCAACGCCATGCTGGCCACGCGCATCAGTTTCATGAACGAGCTGGCCCTGCTGGCTGAAAAGCTGGGGGCAGACATTGAGCAGGTGCGCACCGGCATCGGCACCGATCCGCGCATTGGCACGCATTTTTTGTACGCGGGCACCGGCTACGGCGGCTCGTGCTTTCCCAAAGATGTACGCGCCCTGATTCAGACAGGCGAAAGTGCGGGCCAGCCGCTGCAGATTCTGCAGGCCGTGCAGGCGGTGAACCAGCGGCAAAAGCAGGTGCTGATCGACAAGATCGTCGCCCGCTTTGGCCCCGACTTGCAAGGCCGCCGCTTTGCGCTGTGGGGCCTGGCCTTCAAGCCCGGCACCGATGACATGCGCGAGGCGCCGAGCCTGACGGTGATCGAGCAACTGCTAGCGCGGGGTGCCGAGGTGGTGGCCTATGACCCGCAGGCCATGCTGCAAGCGCAAGCGGTGCTGAGCCCACGGCCCCACCTGTACTACGCACCCCAGGCCGATGCAGCCCTGGTGGGCGCGGATGCCCTGGTCATCGTCACCGAGTGGAAGGAATTCCGCAGCCCTGACTTTGCCCACATGGCTGCCACACTGAAGCAACCGGTGGTGTTTGACGGACGCAATCTGTTTGAGCCCGATACGATGCGCACCGCCGGACTGGAGTACCACCCTGTTGGCCGTGCTGCCGTTCCGTTCGTGGCCGCCTCACATCCCTGA